A segment of the Onychomys torridus chromosome 16, mOncTor1.1, whole genome shotgun sequence genome:
cgTGGGGATGGTTGCAATGATAGCAATGGTGCTAATGGTGGAATGATGATTGTGGTGGGGATGGAGTCAGAGGTGTGACGTCACACCACTGAGCATTGGCCTTAAAATCTCCTTAGTCATCTAGTATCACGTTTTGTGTATTTTACTACAATTTTTCAAAGATTAAATATTAGTcttctttataatttccttgtttggttttggttttggtgtttcaagacaggatttctctgtgtaacagccctggctgtcctggaactactcaATTTGTGGACCaggtggctctgaactcacagatatctacctgcctctgcctgggattaaaatTGTATGTTGCCACAGCAcagctttctttcctgtctttttgtgtgtttgttcattagagagggtctcactagctggcctcagactctcaatacagctgaggatgactttgaacttctggccctcctttctctccctcccaaatgctaaaATGAAAGTCatgcaccacacctggtttatgctgTGTActggagatgaaacccagggctccatgtatgcaaggtgagcactctaccaacaagATACATTTCCAGcccaaaaatgtatttatttatttatttttattattattattttatctttgtttttgttttttgagacagggtttctccgtgtagctttgcgcctttcctggaactcacttgatagcccagactggcctcaaactcacagagatccgcctggctctgcctcccgagtgctgggattaaaggcgtgcaccaccactgtccggcccccaaaaatgtattaaaaaaaaaaaaagacacagaagccATGAAGAGGTTCCATTAATCAGATCTTAGCTAGTTTGAGtataaaaataacagcaataCTAACATATTTTACCCCATAGAACAAAGACTCTAAGAGTCTGTATTGATATTAAttaaggaagcagagggaggctgTCCACTAGACAGACACCAGTGAATACAGAGGCAGTGATGGGATTACAAAGTCAGAGCTTGGCCGTCACCACAAGTGATTATTCCATGCAAGAATTATCAGTGAATCGTGAAATTCATGATGAGACAAATtagctggaggagaagggaatcaACATGTCCTCCCCTGTCTCCTCAATGGATGATTCATTCGTGACTACACAGCTCTCTACCTCTCCGAGATGGGGTGCCCGGAAGAACCCACACCGCTCTGCAAGGCTCCAGCCAACAATACACGCGGCAAACCTTGCTGTGACAGAGGACCAGGCAGAGAAACAGGGTGGGGTGTACTATGCAGATCACCTACACCCTTCAAAAACGGAAGGCAGAGAAAATGCTGCAGAgtgacagagagcagagaggctgGGTGTGGCGGTGAAGACCTGAAATTCCAGTatccagaaggctgaggcaagaggaccttgagttccaggacagcctgggcttcacagtaggggtgaggacaggaggaGATGCAGGGAGCTGGCCAGCCAAGTACAAGGCGGCTTGGAGgccaatcttttttttcccccatgtatTTTCTTTAGTTAAGGAAGGATGTTAGATGGAAGCCTGTAGACAGGTTCCAGTTGTGTATTAGGCTTAGCACCACTCCCACCTCTTCTGGATCTTATACTGATCCTATACTGTGGTTACAAGGGAATGCCCTGCTGTCAGAAACTTTTGCTGAGTTTAGGAGGAAGAAGCTATTGACTGCAGTTTATTCAAAAAACAgtttaggaaagaagaaaaggaagagggggggagggagggaagggagattaCAGACAAAGGTAATGAATTGACATTTAGGGGTTTTTTAGGgggtgtaatttttttaaaggtttgtttattAGGTACAcagtctgcatgtgtccctgccggccagaatagggcatcagatctcattacagatgattgtgagccaccatgtgggtgctaggaattgaactcaggacctctggaagaacagtcagtgctcttaacctctaagccgtctctccagccctaggaggTGTAATTTTTGTGACATTTCTTCAAGCCTGAAGATggagtggtttttttgttgttgttgttttgttttgttttgtttttatacagcTTTTCCGATTCCATCTCCACTGGGTCTGCTAACTAAACCACATTCTATAAACAAGGCACAAAGACCATCTTAAACTGTTATCCCGACAGAAGTTTTTAAGGATTCATCTTAAGTCCAGCGCAGAGACAGACGAAGTCCCAGAACAGTTGGAGGACAGACAGGCTCCCATTGTGATCTGGGTGCACTTGAGAACCCTCCCTCTCTGAGTGAAGGGGCTTCCTGGAGACCTCTGCAGAGACCAGTGTCCTGGATAGAGCAGGCTCAAAGATGGGAGCGTTGGGTGAGGTTTGGACAAGCCAGTAAGCCAAATAGGTCAGAAGACAGGGTGCAGACTGTCCACGGGTTTTCCTGTGGCAGGCTAAGAAAATGATGGAGAGGTGGGCTCTCTAGGGGAGCTTTGGACCAGGGCTAGGCATGGGGGGGTCTAGGCACTGGGTGAATCCCGGGACTCTTTAGCATTGTTCCTCAAGCAGTATCCAAGGACCAATCAGAGGAGGCACTGCCCTGGAAGGGAGGTCTCCAAAGAATGCCCACCACAaccaccaaaccaaacaaaaactagtCAGCTCAAGTCACATGTTCTGGCCACAAGAAAGTCCCACCAAAAGAAGGGCCCCAGGATATGGAAGccttctcacttcctttcttctgcttgtATCCTCAGCTGACagctggaactgactctgtagaggGTGTCAAAGgtgagtttgggggggggggcgcagaaaAGAGCCAGAACTTCTCTCTGGGTCCTCCCAGGACGACTGCCCCTTCCAGTTGGGCTGGGATTAAAATGATCACTTACCGTGTGCCTGGCTGGGGTAGCCAGTACCGGGGctcggggggtggggtggggcggatACACAGTGACGTTGAGAAGAGACCGATAACAAGTTGCAGGTCATAGCCTCGTTCTAGGAGCCAGGCTTCTGAAAACCCAACCACCTGGTTCCTAACGGAACTGGGACAGGTGGACGGAGGAGTCTGACGAGCGCCCCCTGCTGGTTAGAGGGAGCAGCTCCCAGGCCCAGGCTCAGGAGGCCCGGCTGGCTACCGTAGCATCACCAGGCAAGTCTCTGCGAATGTGAGCAGGTACCCCTTCCTCCTGGAACtccccatgtagaccaggctagccttgacctcacctcctgactctgcctcctgagtactgggattaaaggcatgagtcactatgcctggcctcAGACTGTCCTTTCACATAAGTGAGCAAGAAGGCACCCCATGGAGTAGAAGACAGTTATGGGCCCTTCCTGTGAGCTCAAGGGGAGGATGGAGAGCtcttctaattaattaattaattgattgattgattaaattTTGAGACATCTAGCtagctttgagacagggtctcagcagCCCATCTACCCTTATCTCCCAAAGagcaggattacaggtgtgcccccaACCTGGGCTTTCTCTGAAACCAAATCCCCACCCCTGAGACAGGCTTGGTGAACATCTGCTAaaattctagaacattctagGTAAAAACATTctaggtaaaaaacaaaacaaaacaaaaaacaaacaaaacaaaaaaaaaaacctttaggaGCATGCTGGCCTGTGGGTCTGTTCTCTCCCCCACATACACCCAGGATGTTGTTCCTGCCAAGgctcagcacacagtaggtgttcagtCATGGGAGCCAACATTTACCACCTGTTAGGACACTGGGGAGTGCAATGACATCATGGCTTAATTACTGCAAATAGTGTCAAGTGGGGTTTGATGAGGTCATAGACCTAGCTAACCACCTGTCGTGAGCAGAGGGCCATGACCCTAGACTTCTGAAGCCTGTTGCTCCACACAGGAATAGTTCCTGTGGCCAGATGCGTGCACTCTGACCCACTCCATCCCAGTCTCTCCTCAGGTGACCTCACCAGGTGCTGACTCCCAGGCAGCACCCACAGCAGGATGTGCAGCAGATCCCGCCCCCCCCAGGCAGGGGTGGAATTGATATGAGGAACCAAACCAGGACTTGCAGCTCATTGTGATGTTCTGACATCCTGAACTTGGAGGTGAGGGGAATCGGAGTGAGTGACATCGTCGTCAAAGAACTGCCAGCAGCGATGACAGAAGCCAATCAGATGCTAGGTGCTGCTAAAGGAAGATGATTCAAAACAGGGCAACCCACGAACGATGTGCTCAGATGAGACCCCAGCGGCTATTCTGAGTCTCTATCATAGGGTGACTCGAGGATCACTTTAGGCCATGAGGCTTAGCACTGGAGCATTTAGGGGTggcctctcttcctgccttcccctccgGCCTCAGCAGAGAGTGGGTGGGAGGCTGGTTCATCCATGGCTAGTGGAGACAGCCTTTGGCTCAAGCACCAATCTTGACGGAATAGCTGGCTGGCTTCACAAGAGCTGGTACTCTCTGGCCTCTGCGTAGGTGGCATGGTGAGCACGTACCTCTAGGCCTTGCATGCTGGCTGACTGCTTTCTCACAGGCCACTGCACAAAGTCCGCGCTGTGGCTCTCATATCACAGGTAGGGAATATGGTCGAGAGAGGGTCTGTGACCTTTCCCAGGCCATGCAGCTGCTGAGCCCCAAAGCTGGCCCGCTGGTTGGCATCCTTGTCTGGGAGTCTGCACCCCTGCACCTCCCCACTCTTGCCTGTTACACTTTCCAGCTAAATCGTGGGAAAGCATCAGCTGGTCCTGCAAGGGGCCATGGAACCAGCTAGCAGTTAAGATTTGACTCTTGAGACTTAGCTGCCATCCTGGAAAGTATCTAAAGAATGTTTGGTGTCTCCCAGTTATCTTCTGAGGAAGGTTGAGGTAAGCATGCAAAAAACTCCATGCAAATAAACCACAGATGACAATACACAACTGCCTCGAGTCTAGGTTCCATCTGACCCTCTCAAACCCACCTTCTCTGAGCCAAGCAAGCCctcagagaagggagaagggaagagaggggccaCCTCTGACATCTTCATCTCCAGGTTTCCAtcttggcacacagtaggtgctcagcaaACCCAGTGACACACAAGAGTCGTTTAGAGAGAGGGACTAAGGCCCTTTCCACAGTCAGGTGAAGACcctcctgggacactttgctttCCCACCCAAAAAGGGCTAGACTGGAGcccagacagacacaggaagaaatgcagtggcagctattggctgtttagggGCCTTGATCTTGTCACCTGGCTCTGGCTGTGACCCTTTGGATAGGAAGTGCCCCCACCCAGTTCATAGGTGAAGACTTAGTCCTCAGCTGATGGTACTATTGGGGGTGATTAGCATAGGAAGCCATTAGCTTCATCAATGGATTAACCCATTGATGATGAGTTCCAAGCTGAATGGGCTTGGGTTCCAGAGGTAGGACCtacttggaggaagtgggtcactgtgagGCATGCCTCAGAATAGTAGATCTTATCCCTGGTTtctatagtctctctctctctctctctctctctctctctctctctctctccctccctctccctctccctctcccgccTCTTCTTTactgccatgaggtgagcagacCCCacattcaatccccagtactgcatcCCCCACGGCCCTAAAAAGTTGGTAAACCATGGAAACTGTGAACAAAACAgtaactctttcttcttttaagttattttccccgggttattttgtcacagtaatgaaaCACTGACACAAGGGGAGAAATTTAGGTGTCTGTCTGAAGGGGTTCTGTGTCCAAAGAGATAGGGACTCTGAAAGAGGGAAAATTGGAGGTCAGCCTTCTTCTTTATTGGGCTTCAAGGTACTGGCCTAGCCTCCATCTGACACCTCCAGGATTGGAGACAAAATGGGAGAATGCCCAGAGCTGTGCTGGGCTCAGGTTGGCCTGCTTGGACCAGCTGTATGGACTCTGGTCTCTTCACCTGTGGTGTGGCCTTAAGACTGCCACTGCGGGTTGCCATAGGATCCATGGGGGCAGGACAGTGGGATGGCTTCTGGGTCATTGAGACAAAGCTTTAAGGCTGGCTCtgctctccatggcctcttccaACACTGACTGGGAAGAGCCCACAGCCTCTGAGCCTCATTTTACCTACTGTAAGGTAGGCACCGAGAAATAGGATCTGTGTCTTAGATGTCCCGGAATGATGACAGCCCATGTGTGGGGTACCACCTGAACCAGGAAAAGCCCTCAGTGGACAGGACCTGCTGCTCTGGTGGCTGTGGTCACCACCATTGTAACAGAACGCCCGGAGCATGGTCTTGAGAACATCGTGGATGAAGAACTTGTCCTTGCTGAATGCTTTTGGTGTCTGTGGTCAGGCACTTATAACAGCACCCTGGCTGGCGGAGGAAGAGCTGATTCCCATCCTTACAAGGGGTTTGCTCCGCTCACCTCCCCAGTGATGGGTGagtttcagctgtcaacttgatgcGGTCTAGAATCACCTGTGAAGAGAGTTAATGAAGAATTGCCTAAATCAGGTTAGCCTATGAGCGTGTCTATAGGAGATGGTCTTGATTAGAgtatgaattctaattggtcttagtaacaaaaacccagagccagatatgggggtaaatcctgaaagatcagtaaaggagccagccactagagagacttcctACCTCTCCCAAATCCTCAGACAAAAGgcgccaagctcctgtctccaccctgccttaacttcctctctccacccagccatatcacttccggtttcctcctcccaagtgctgggattaaaggtgtgtgtcaccactgcctggcctccagtgGCTAGCTAGCTCCGtattctgatctccaggcaagcttgctttgttagagcacaaagtaTCGCCATACTTGATTATATTAAGtgatatgggaagacccagtCCTCTCTGGCCCCATTCCCTCAGTATGGCTTCTGGACTGTGTAAatagagaaagtgagctgagcatacATGCATccgttctctctctgcccttgactgAGGATTCGACTAGCTGCGTCAAGTCCTGCCTCCTTGACTTGCCTACAACAAAgggctgtgacctggaattgtgagccaaataaaccattttcccCCTGGGTCGGCTTTTGGCAGGAtgttgtatcacagcaacagaaagtgaaacTAGACCATTCCCTGAGTCAGGTCCAGTGTTTGGTACTTCTGGGACCTGCTGTGATGTCCTAAAAGGGACAACCGTCCTCAGGAGCTTGCTGAGCAGCAAAGGGAGGGGATCAACAGGGACCACATCCCTGCAACAGCTTCTCCCCCCATTTTCCCCTGCCCATCCATTTTCCCATCCCAGTAATCCTCTGGAACACCAATGCCAAGGTGACCATCCCCCAAAACCACCCCAAGGCCATTCCTCCTTTGCTGAGAGCCTAGGTGCCTCCTCAGTCCTGTAGCACAGTCCACACTCCTCAAGGACTGGGCGAGGCAGCTGGGGAAGGGGTATTCCACAACTTCCCTCCCCCCATCTTGCAAACAGACCTGTGCAGGCTACCAGCCACCTCATCTCCAAGCTTCAGTTCTATCGTATCGGGGAAGCCGGTACCCGAACTTCATCTTCTGGATATTCACTCCTTAAGCAAACTCTGTTTCCTTCAGACCAGCCTAAGGTTGGCGTCCAGAGCGCTCTGGCTCTTGTCCCTCCAGACTTAGCTCTCTTCTTGATCTCACCTGatccacctctcctctctctccatccctgcaGTGACCTTTGTGACCAGCCCCACACGGGCTGCCTTCATACCCCCATCTCCCTAAATCCTGCTGTCCAGGTTGACTCCAGCTGGGGAAGGCGTTGATGTACCTGCTTCTGCTTGCCCTTGAGGTGTGGGCAGCAGAGAGGTGCAGGGAGCTGGGTAGAGAAGGTCTAGGCTTAATGTGGGAGCCCTGGCCTGATCCTTGCCATCCCTGGGAAGGGCAGAGGAGACAGACTCCAGTAGGAAATGCATCACTGTCTCTTTACTCCTGTGGCCCCATCTGTACCACTGTTTTGGTGGTACCAATTTGGCAGGGCTGCTGGAAGCTTAGATGAGTAATATGTATGTTCACACAGCTTTCTGGCACACAGAAATAATGTTCAGCCAGCCCTAAATCCAACTCCATGTCCTCAAAGAATTTAGGAAGAGGTAGAGGTGACTCACTGTCATCCCTGTGGTCCTCACCACACACGGGACAAAAAGAAATATTGCTGGTGTGGTTTAGCATACCAGagaccctaggttccatccccagcaacgCATATATGCACATGCGCATGCATATGCACCTGCATCTATTAAAAAGTAGGTATAGGTAAATATAGGAATCTCTGGAGGCAGAAAGTTCTTCTCAGGTCAGGCATTCCTCAGCTGGAGCCCCCGCACAAAGAACAAATAGGGGGGAACTAGCCGATTGGGGATCACTGTTTTCCAACAGCCCTGGCCTTCTGCAAACCAAACAGTCTGGCCTGGCCAGAGCGAGAGACCAGGTGTCTGGCCGCCAGTAAAGGTAATGTGGGGCGGGACCTGCTGTCCGAGATGCACCAGGACAGACGCCGCGCATCCCAGCCCTGGCTCCAGACTACAGCTCCCGGCATACCCCGCGCCGGGTACCCGCCCGCAGCCCGCGGAGGGGAGGATGCAGACACCGCGGCTGGCGATGAGGATGGAGGCCGGGGAGGCAGCGCCACCGGTGGGGGCGGGCGGCCGAGCCGGGGGCGGCTGGGGCAAGTGGGTACGGCTGAACGTAGGGGGCACGGTGTTCCTGACCACCCGCCAGACGCTGTGCCGAGAGCAGAAGTCCTTCCTCAGCCGCCTGTGCCAAGGCGAAGAGCTGCAGTCGGACCGGGTGAGCCCGCTGAAGGCGGCGTCCGGGTTCCGCGGTCTGGGGCTGTCCGGCCTGCGCGTCCCTCGGCCTCCAGCCTGGGCGGCGTAGCTTTTGTAGGATCCAGAGGCGGGAAGCccgggcaggaggagggggaggaagcgGAGCCGAGAGGGATCTCAGTGCCCATTGCCGTGACAACCGGACAGCACAGGCCGAGGCCGTTTGGAGCCTTGGAGCGCTGCCCTGGATCTGGGACGCTCCCTTGCTGTTGGGCGGTACTGAGGGACGACAAGCCCGGCCTGCCGTGGTGCCCTGGCTGACTCCAGCGTTAGGAGTTGATGCGGCTGCTTCTCCCCGCCCTTGGGGTGTGGGCAGCTGAGGGGTGCAGGGAACTGGGTGGAGGAGGCTTGGGTGTCTTGGAGCTGGGCTTATTGTGGAGAAGAGCCCCGACCTAGCATATACCACTTGTGGGCTCATCCAGCTCTCCCGCCAACTCCCCGAATGACCTGGAGGAGTGGGGAGTGGGACGGACTTCTCTGCTCTGACTTTGGCCTCTTCATGTGCAAGGCCTCTGGAGTTGGCTTGTCAAAGTTCCCTGGCCCCCATTCTGTGGCCCTCACACACTGTGTCCTTGGGTGAGTCCCCTGCTTCTTGATGGGGTCCTTACTGATGCCAGTTCTGCCTCCCTGCGGGCTGCAAGTGTCCAATCAGAGAGCAGCTCCTTTGGAAACTTGCAGACATCTGGTGGATAGTGGGGTTGGCTCAGGGGGACAGCCTCCAAGAGGGAAACTTTCCCAAGAGGGAAATTTCACTGAGTCCTGTGCTGAGCTAGGGGCCACTCAGAAGTCCAGTTACACTTTATGCTCACACTTAATCCTCTGATTGTGGGGGACAGAGGAGGTGCTTCAAGAGGCCACATGATtggctcaaggtcacacagtctggaaaaggcagaggcagggttggAACCCAGTGCCTGGTTGTTCACCTcacccctccttcttctctctctgctgtccTTTTCCAGCCTGTGGTGAGTTGAGCTTATGTGTGGGGCTGGGCTTGGGGGAAGCTTGCGCGCACCTCTCACTTCCTGTGGTCATTTCTACAGGATGAAACCGGGGCTTACCTCATTGACCGTGACCCCACCTACTTCGGGCCCATATTGAACTTCCTCAGGCATGGCAAGCTGGTGCTAGACAAGGATATGGCTGAGGAGGGTGAGTTGGTTCATTGGGCTGGTCTGGGGCTCTCTGGAGCCAACCAGAGCCTTGGCGGGGGGGGGCTAAAACCATTCTTACAGCCAGGGTGGCATCTACTTTCCCCCATTATTTTCCTCCTGTCCTGGAGTGGGGTCCCATTCTCCAAGTCTCTGCCAAACGGACAGACCAAAGCTGTCACTGAGTGCTGTTGGGGAAGTGAtgtggaaacaggaagaggatCAAGGGAGCCAGGAAAGCCCTGAGGCTTCTGCCGTCTTTGGAAATGACCTTTCCCTCCCAAGCCTTCAGGAAGACCTGTGATGCTCCAGGCTGGCTGGGAGAAGAGCTGGGGCCTTTGCCTTATTCTGTGTCTCCCAAGCAGGGGCTTGCCATCAGCCAGTAGACGGAGTTCCCAAGGCTGGCTGCTTCTGCAGCTCAGTGGCTTGTCAGAGGAGTTGGGGTGCTGTTCCTGGTAGGGCTTCTGCCCTTCCCAGGCCTGTGGAGGCTCACATCCAAGCCCAGCTGACATGGACACAGTGTGGAGAATAGGCCGGGCATAGGGACTACAGTTATCTTCAAACCAGCTCTCCTTTGTACACTTGAGTGTAGCTCTGGGTCGGGCCAGGCCAGCTTGGACATGTCAGTCTCCTCTGGGTCTCCACTAGTGCCTACAAAATGGGCATCGTGACCCACATTCAGAAGAGTGTATGTTGGGGCTGCAGATGAGTCTGTGAAACTGTGGGTGTTTCACACAGCCCTTGCTCTAAGCAGTGATCATCTCTGGCTGACCCCAATAGGGTACAGTGATCTGAAGATTCCCCAAGGGATAGGGAGATCATCACACTCAGAGCTCACTGTAGGTAGCTCACTCTACCCAGCCTACAGCTAGCTGCCTAGCAGTCCAAGGGGAGCAGATCACGTGGATGGGGCCTGGGCTCAGGAGTAGGTCCCTCTGGGAGGCTCATACTCCAGCTGCATCACAGCCAACCCCTGTTTACAGGTTCTAGCTCTTCAAAGCTCTGGTGCTCTCACATCTTCAGGCAAGGTGGGGGAATATCTGGAGAGATGGGTTTCAGCAGGAAGCTTACTGTGTGGCAGTGGAAATGTTAGCCAGCCTCTCTGAGTCTATGAAGGGTAGTGACAGTCACTATCACACTGAGCAGTGGGAAGCATGAAGCTGcctagcctggggtacacagcTTAGGGTCGGATGGCTGGCACTGTTTCTCACAGCCAGGGCCTGGGAGATTTCTGTCACTTAGGCCGTGGTCCTTGCAGACTCTTCCTTCCGGCACGTATTAGTTGAGCACCAATAGAGATCAGAATGACCCCTGTCCCAGTTCCAACTGCTGTAAGGAAGTACCAGAGGCCAGAGTCTACAGCAACAGCCACTGATCCCTTTGACTCTGCAGGCTGGGATTCCGGGTCAGTGTGTTAGCCTAGAGGCTTCTGGCCTGACCCTTCTCCTGGCTGCCAACTGCTCACCTGTGTGTTGCAGGCAGGCGGGGGGATTCATTGGCTGTCAGCCACTTCTTTCAGAGCTTCCTTGGGTTTCCCATCTTCATGACTATTCCCTTTCTGCTGGCCAGAGTCCCTCTATCGTGTAGCAGTTAGGTTTCAAAAGTTCGGTCTTGAGAGGATAGTTATATCAGTCAGTGGTGGTCCCTGTCCCCAGAGAGCCCATCAGCCCCCTGCGCTGCTGGAACTTCCTGCAGTCCAGACTCCTGGGAGGTCTTTGCACTTTGCCGAGTGGAGGAGGGATGGCTGACTTGATCTCTCAGATCCATCTATAACACACAGACAGTGACATCTTGTCCTTGTGCCCCAGGACCGTTGATGGACCCCTAAAAGCTTTACCAACGGTTATGAGTGGTAGCTGGGGGTGCCCAAAAGCTCATTGACTTCTAGTGAGGGGAGGGGTCCAGGGCTCTGCAGATAGAGCTTGCCTCGGCTCTGCAGCTTACAGgccatgtgaccttggacaagctgtttctctctcagcctcagtttccccggtTGTTCAGTGGACAAAATGAAAGTGCTCACTTCTAATTCTGACAAGTGCCATAAAGAATGTGATGTTCCCAGCACAGGCCTGGTACTTAGCATGAGTTTGATGAATGAGGACACACAGTGGGTGGCCTAGGCCCTCTCTGTAGGATTCTAGGGCACAGTCCCAATGAGCCTTCTCTCTTGATGCCCAAAAGAGCCCCAGATTCACCAGGTGGTCCTGAGTCACATGCTCATCATGGCACAGGAAGACAGGGCTGGCTGAAGAGTGGTATTTCAGCCTCTCATGTGGGGaccaaggaaaaaaaatgttcccttTTGTTTGGATTGGACCAGGTCTCATATAGCCTAGCCTGGCTCaaacttattatgtagccaaggatgtccttgaacttctgatcctcctgcctctacctctcaagtgctaggattacaagtgtttATCACCACTCAtggtttgtgcagtgctggggatcaaacccagggctttggccATGCTAGTCTGTCACTCTACTAATTAAGCAAATCCCTAGACCTGAAATGTTCCCTCTTTCTTGGCCCCTGAACTCATAGACCCTGTCTAGGAATGTGACCAGAGCAGGAAGTGGGTCTGGGGGAGAGTGGGACATGGAGACAGTAGAGGTGACCAGGCTGCTCTGTGTCCCAGGGGTCCTGGAGGAAGCTGAGTTCTACAATATTGGCCCCCTGATCCGAATCATCAAAGACAGGATGGAGGAGAAAGACTACACAGTGACccaggtttggagagaggaagcaggaccagtggagggaaggggtgggggaagag
Coding sequences within it:
- the Kctd17 gene encoding BTB/POZ domain-containing protein KCTD17 isoform X5 gives rise to the protein MQTPRLAMRMEAGEAAPPVGAGGRAGGGWGKWVRLNVGGTVFLTTRQTLCREQKSFLSRLCQGEELQSDRDETGAYLIDRDPTYFGPILNFLRHGKLVLDKDMAEEGVLEEAEFYNIGPLIRIIKDRMEEKDYTVTQVPPKHVYRVLQCQEEELTQMVSTMSDGWRFEQLVNIGSSYNYGNEDQAEFLCVVSKELHSSPHGLSSESSRKTKLLQARGTRM
- the Kctd17 gene encoding BTB/POZ domain-containing protein KCTD17 isoform X4, translated to MQTPRLAMRMEAGEAAPPVGAGGRAGGGWGKWVRLNVGGTVFLTTRQTLCREQKSFLSRLCQGEELQSDRDETGAYLIDRDPTYFGPILNFLRHGKLVLDKDMAEEGVLEEAEFYNIGPLIRIIKDRMEEKDYTVTQVPPKHVYRVLQCQEEELTQMVSTMSDGWRFEQLVNIGSSYNYGNEDQAEFLCVVSKELHSSPHGLSSESSRKTKVPVRTLPDPSLSLL